The proteins below come from a single Panicum hallii strain FIL2 chromosome 7, PHallii_v3.1, whole genome shotgun sequence genomic window:
- the LOC112898898 gene encoding uncharacterized protein LOC112898898: MDKTASVVLDIEGLPQPPDKCCSGSPKMTRALSRKGSTRMERRGADEQEQEDLAKKLIIKVVPSQLEQPLVQQNKALVAPHCTPCTPVLIDSGEGRIKRFNRFTAINPRKILLFFATLSSVGTTILIYFTLGINSKAEA, encoded by the exons ATGGACAAAACTGCTAGTGTTGTATTGGATATTGAGGGCCTGCCTCAACCACCTGATAAATGCTGCTCTGGAAGTCCAAAAATGACT AGAGCCCTGTCACGTAAGGGTTCAACTCGCATGGAGAGGAGAGGTGCTGACGAGCAGGAGCAAGAGGATTTGGCAAAAAAGCTTATCATCAAAG TTGTGCCATCTCAACTGGAGCAGCCCCTGGTTCAACAGAACAAGGCTCTGGTTGCTCCACACTGTACTCCCTGCACACCTGTTCTTATCGATTCTGGGGAAGGAAGGATCAAAAGATTTAACCGGTTCACAGCTATCAACCCTCGGAAAATTCTTCTCTTCTTTGCAACGCT GTCGAGCGTGGGGACGACGATACTGATATACTTCACGCTGGGGATCAACAGCAAAGCGGAGGCGTAG
- the LOC112899004 gene encoding pentatricopeptide repeat-containing protein At3g50420, with protein sequence MSSRLGSYTLEPALAAAAEALFRSGSPPRAVLRRARALHALLVVSSLPSAPRPATFLANQLLALYCRHSAVPDALALLRSTPCPTVVSYNTVLSALSRTPRHAPNAFGLFRGLYASGLRPTAPSFCAVLRAAGALRDGRAGAAAHAQAAALGFLASDIVPTALLQMYSGCGSPKDANQVFDEMTMPDVVAWNCVMHCNVRYGYVERALRKFCRMVSIGLAPTESTLSSVLSGCGRSGDSHHGRALHGWVVKSEELDLDLPLQNALLDMYCCCGDLDTVLHVFQRIETPDLVSWNTIIAGFSGVGDGWSAVQAFVQLKAVSCEQLAPDEYTLAAVVSAAAALPAMCSGKPLHADIIKVGLESSVFVANTLINMYFTNEEPSSAQILFDSIMVKDVIMWTEMVAGHSSLGEGELALKYFIRMLEEGHKVDNFSLSSALNSSADLAGLKQGEMLHAQVVKGGYQGNICVSGSLVDMYAKNGALGYAYSVFCNIQKADLKCWNSMIGGYGNHGDSETAFKLFGDMIHGGLQPDRVTYISLLSACSHCGLVDKGKLYWSWMITDGIVPGFKHYTSMVSLLSRAGLLEEAVDLINKAPSAKRYPELWRILLSSCVTFKDLSIGVHAADQALEQDPDDISTHILLSNLYASVGKWDNVSAIRRRIRGLMIEKEPGLSWIEIKKTVHVFSADDECHTHIDDCRDELLRIKGNMGLLDSCENELVSNG encoded by the coding sequence ATGTCGTCGCGCCTCGGCTCGTACACCCTCGAGCCGGCgctcgccgcggcggccgaggcgctGTTCCGCTCCGGCTCCCCGCCGCGCGCCGTCctccggcgcgcgcgcgcgctgcaCGCGCTCCTCGTGGTCTCCTCCCTGCCCTCCGCGCCCCGCCCGGCCACCTTCCTCGCCAACCAGCTGCTCGCCCTCTACTGCCGCCACTCCGCCGTCCCCGACGCCCTCGCGCTCCTCCGCTCCACTCCGTGCCCCACCGTCGTGTCGTACAACACCGTCCTCTCCGCGCTCTCGCGCACCCCGAGGCACGCGCCGAACGCTTTCGGGCTCTTCCGCGGCCTTTACGCGTCGGGTCTCCGTCCCACCGCCCCCAGCTTCTGCGCCGTCCTCCGCGCTGCCGGTGCGCTCCGCGACGGTCGCGCGGgggccgccgcgcacgcgcaggcggcggcgctcggcttCCTCGCTAGCGACATTGTTCCGACTGCGCTCCTCCAGATGTATTCTGGGTGCGGGTCGCCGAAGGACGCCAaccaggtgttcgacgaaatgacAATGCCGGACGTGGTGGCGTGGAACTGCGTGATGCACTGCAACGTACGGTATGGCTACGTGGAGCGCGCACTGAGGAAATTCTGCCGGATGGTGAGCATTGGGCTGGCGCCTACAGAGAGCACGCTTTCTTCGGTGCTGAGTGGGTGCGGGCGCTCTGGGGACTCACACCATGGGCGTGCACTCCATGGATGGGTGGTGAAATCAGAGGAGCTTGATCTTGATTTGCCGCTGCAGAATGCACTGCTCGATATGTACTGCTGCTGCGGTGATCTGGACACTGTGCTGCATGTGTTTCAGAGGATCGAGACACCAGACTTGGTGTCATGGAACACCATAATTGCTGGATTTTCTGGCGTTGGGGATGGATGGAGCGCTGTGCAGGCCTTTGTGCAGCTCAAAGCCGTGTCCTGTGAACAGCTTGCTCCTGATGAGTATACACTTGCAGCTGTGgtgtctgctgctgctgcattaCCAGCAATGTGTAGTGGCAAGCCGCTTCATGCTGACATAATCAAAGTTGGGTTGGAGAGCAGTGTCTTTGTTGCGAATACACTAATCAATATGTATTTCACAAATGAGGAGCCGAGTTCTGCTCAGATTTTGTTTGATTCCATTATGGTGAAAGATGTAATCATGTGGACTGAAATGGTTGCCGGCCATTCGTCACTAGGTGAAGGAGAATTGGCCTTGAAGTATTTTATTAGGATGCTGGAGGAAGGGCACAAGGTTGATAACTTCTCTCTAAGCAGTGCTTTGAACTCCTCAGCAGATCTTGCAGGCCTTAAGCAAGGAGAAATGCTCCATGCCCAAGTGGTAAAAGGTGGTTACCAAGGAAATATCTGTGTCTCTGGAAGCCTCGTTGACATGTATGCAAAAAACGGTGCTCTTGGATATGCCTATTCAGTTTTCTGCAACATACAGAAGGCAGATTTGAAGTGCTGGAATTCTATGATAGGAGGATATGGCAATCACGGGGATTCTGAAACGGCATTCAAACTATTTGGTGACATGATTCACGGTGGGCTGCAGCCTGACCGTGTAACTTACATCTCTCTCCTTTCTGCTTGTAGCCATTGTGGACTTGTTGATAAAGGAAAACTTTATTGGTCTTGGATGATCACAGATGGCATTGTGCCAGGGTTCAAACACTACACTAGCATGGTGAGTTTGTTGAGTAGGGCAGGTTTATTGGAGGAAGCAGTTGATTTAATTAACAAAGCCCCCTCTGCCAAGAGATATCCTGAGCTATGGAGAATTCTACTGAGCTCTTGTGTGACATTTAAAGATTTGTCCATTGGTGTTCATGCTGCTGACCAGGCATTGGAGCAGGATCCAGATGATATCTCAACACATATACTGCTTTCAAACCTCTATGCCTCTGTAGGGAAATGGGACAATGTGTCTGCAATTAGGAGAAGGATCAGAGGGCTGATGATTGAAAAGGAGcctgggcttagctggatagAGATTAAGAAAACAGTCCATGTGTTCTCTGCAGACGATGAATGCCATACTCATATAGATGATTGTCGTGATGAGTTGCTTAGAATCAAGGGAAACATGGGACTGTTGGATAGTTGTGAAAATGAATTAGTGTCAAATGGCTAA
- the LOC112899007 gene encoding peroxisome biogenesis protein 22-like, whose product MPGLAAEQDAVSMVRRIARALNRRVTDIVALLFNHKSAGSLGAVAGFAIAVVFAWRFLRPSQGRPRRPAPKRPSATPAGTPDSVVSDAAEPVGDSGKLVTRQIVAKRLSGCRKVTCQLLGVVFEEKTPEELQKHATVRPSVVELLLEISRHCDLYLMETVLDDKSEENALMALESAGLFRTGGLMKEKVLFCSTEVGRTSFVRQLEADFHIDTSLDIVSQLSRFIRCQLFISSMEGGQLAANIFNSPNLEQFFS is encoded by the exons ATGCCGGGCCTCGCCGCGGAGCAGGACGCCGTCTCGATGGTGCGCCGCATCGCCCGCGCCCTCAACCGCCGCGTCACCGACATCGTGGCCCTGCTCTTCAACCACAAG AGCGCTGGATCGCTCGGCGCCGTCGCGGGGTTCGCCATCGCCGTCGTGTTCGCGTGGAGGTTCCTGCGCCCCTCGCAGGGCCGCCCCCGCAGGCCTGCTCCCAAGCGACCCTCGGCTACACCTGCAGGGACTCCCGATTCGGTTGTTTCTGATGCGGCCGAGCCTGTCGGTGACTCAGGCAAG CTGGTAACGCGGCAAATTGTGGCGAAACGACTGAGTGGGTGCAGAAAG GTTACCTGCCAACTTCTAGGTGTTGTTTTTGAGGAGAAGACTCCTGAGGAGCTTCAG AAACATGCCACAGTTAGACCTTCAGTGGTTGAGCTACTTCTGGAGATATCCAGACATTGTGATCTCTACCTGATGGAGACTGTACTTGATGACAAGAGCGAG GAGAATGCTCTCATGGCACTGGAGAGTGCTGGACTTTTCAGGACAGGTGGCTTGATGAAAGAGAAG GTGCTCTTTTGCAGCACTGAAGTTGGAAGAACTTCATTTGTGCGACAATTGGAGGCAGATTTTCACATTGATACGAGCCTTGATATAGTTTCTCAACTATCG CGGTTCATCCGGTGTCAACTATTTATTTCCTCGATGGAAGGAGGACAGCTTGCAGCCAACATATTCAATTCTCCAAACCTTGAGCAGTTCTTCTCTTGA